The Pseudomonas moraviensis genome contains the following window.
TGCGGTGCGCAAGGGCAATGCCGAGCTGGTCAGCCAGTTGAACAGCGCCATCGACGGGATTCGCGCGAGTGGCGAGTATCAGAAGATTTCCCAGAAGTATTTCCAGACCGATATCTACGGCGACTGATAAAAAGATCGCAGCCTTCGGCAGCTCCTACATGGGAATGCGTTCTCCTGTAGGAGCTGCCGAAGGCTGCGATCTTTTGCTTTTCAGCCCTTCAATTCCTTCAAATGCTTGTACACCGTCGCCCGGCCCATGTTCAGCACATTGGCCACGTAGTTCGAGGCGCTTTTGCCCTTGAACGCGCCCTCGGCGTGCAGCGCCAGCACCAGTTCGCGTTTGTGATCACGGGTCAGCAGATTCAGGCTCAACTGCCGCTCGCGCAGCCACGCGTGGAGGAAGGTGTTGATGCGTTCCTGCCAGTCATCACGGAACAGTGAGTCCGGCTGCGGAATCAGTTTGCTCGGCGACAGAAACAGGTCGAGCGCCGCTTTGGCGTTCTCGAACAGGGAAATATTCAGATTGATGCACAGCACTGCGAGCGGTCGACCTTCACTGTCGCGCAGCACAGTGCTCAGGCTGCGAATCTTCTGACCGTCCCAGTTGAGCTTTTCGTACGGGCCGATGTTTCTTTCGCTGACCTCCTCGCTGAGCATGTCTTCCAGCGAGGAGTCGTCGCCGATTTCACGCTTGGACAGGTTGTTGGCGATGTAGTCGACCTTCTGCGTGCGCAGGTCGTGCAGCACCACCTCGGCATGGGGAAAGAACAGCGTGGCGATGGCATCGGCGATGGCGCGGAAGTTATCCAGCGCCGGGTCGAATTCGGAGGCGGTCATGACAGTGGAGCTCCAGGCAGCGTCAGCGCCCCATGTGCCGGGGCGCTGCGAGTGTGCCGCAATCTCTTGGGCGAGTCGATGCGATCACCCCAGTCGGGCGGGGGAGAGCATGGCGCTGTCCAGACCGAATTGCTGCAGCTGCTCGGGGAACGGCTCGCCGCGCACCAGCGCCGCACTGGCCTGACCCATCGCTGGCGATGTCTGAATGCCGTAACCGCCCTGTGCGGCGACCCAGAACAGCCTTGGCACTTTTGGATCGAAACCGCTGAGCAGATCACCGTCGGCAACGAAACTGCGCAGACCGGCCCAGGTGCGGGTCGGGCGGCGGATGGTCAGTGTGGTGGCTTCTTCGATCTGATAAATACCCATGGCGATGTCGAGTTCCTCCGGCTGCACGTCGTGCGGTTCAACCGGGTCGGCGTTGGCCGGCGAGCCGAGGAACATGCCGGCGTCGGGCTTCATGTAGAAG
Protein-coding sequences here:
- a CDS encoding helix-turn-helix transcriptional regulator, coding for MTASEFDPALDNFRAIADAIATLFFPHAEVVLHDLRTQKVDYIANNLSKREIGDDSSLEDMLSEEVSERNIGPYEKLNWDGQKIRSLSTVLRDSEGRPLAVLCINLNISLFENAKAALDLFLSPSKLIPQPDSLFRDDWQERINTFLHAWLRERQLSLNLLTRDHKRELVLALHAEGAFKGKSASNYVANVLNMGRATVYKHLKELKG